Proteins from one Coleofasciculus chthonoplastes PCC 7420 genomic window:
- the hisB gene encoding imidazoleglycerol-phosphate dehydratase HisB translates to MQTSDRTAINSHSQRPLFPARTATVRRTTGETDVQVSLNFNGTGTCRADTGIPFLDHMLHQLSSHGLIDLDVKATGDIEIDDHHTNEDVGITLGQAFAQALSDRKGIVRFGHFIAPLDEALVQVALDFSGRPHLSYGLEIPTQRVGTYDTQLVREFFVALVNHSQMTLHIRQLDGINSHHIIEATFKAFARSVRMATEIDPRRAEMIPSSKGVL, encoded by the coding sequence ATGCAAACCAGCGATCGCACAGCTATCAATTCCCACTCTCAACGTCCTCTATTCCCCGCCCGGACAGCAACCGTGAGACGTACCACGGGTGAAACCGATGTCCAGGTTAGCCTGAATTTCAATGGTACAGGAACCTGTCGTGCGGACACAGGTATCCCCTTTTTGGATCACATGTTGCATCAGCTATCCTCTCATGGGTTAATTGATTTAGACGTGAAAGCCACGGGTGATATCGAAATTGACGATCACCATACCAATGAAGACGTGGGCATTACACTGGGACAGGCGTTTGCTCAAGCATTAAGCGATCGCAAAGGGATTGTCCGTTTTGGTCATTTTATCGCACCCTTAGATGAGGCATTAGTCCAAGTGGCACTGGATTTTTCGGGGCGTCCTCATTTAAGCTATGGCTTGGAGATTCCCACTCAACGGGTTGGCACCTATGACACGCAACTGGTGCGGGAATTCTTTGTCGCATTGGTGAACCATAGCCAAATGACGTTGCACATCCGCCAACTGGATGGAATTAATTCTCATCATATTATCGAAGCCACATTTAAAGCCTTTGCGCGATCGGTCCGTATGGCAACAGAAATTGATCCCCGTCGCGCTGAAATGATTCCCAGTTCTAAGGGGGTTTTGTGA